In Nicotiana tabacum cultivar K326 chromosome 11, ASM71507v2, whole genome shotgun sequence, a single window of DNA contains:
- the LOC107817858 gene encoding proteasome subunit beta type-5, which produces MMKIDFSGLEPTAPLRGESSELFDDIPSSPSFQIPNTTNFDGFQKEAIQMVKPAKGTTTLAFIFKEGVMVAADSRASMGGYISSQSVKKIIEINPYMLGTMAGGAADCQFWHRNLGIKCRLHELANKRRISVTGASKLLANILYSYRGMGLSVGTMIAGWDEKGPGLYYVDSEGGRLKGTRFSVGSGSPYAYGVLDNGYRYDLSVKEAAELARRAIYHATFRDGASGGVASVYHVGPNGWKKLSGDDVGELHYNYYPVEVAAVEQEMAEVPVA; this is translated from the exons ATGATGAAGATCGATTTTAGTGGACTTGAACCGACTGCCCCACTTCGAGGGGAGTCTTCGGAACTGTTTGATGACATTCCTAGTTCTCCGTCATTCCAGATTCCTAACACTACTAAT TTTGACGGTTTTCAAAAAGAAGCAATCCAAATGGTGAAGCCTGCGAAGGGAACCACAACTCTTGCTTTCATTTTTAAAGAAGGTGTCATGGTTGCTGCTGATTCTCGGGCTAGCATGGGAGGATATATAT CATCTCAGTCTGTGAAGAAAATCATTGAAATTAATCCATATATGCTTGGCACAATGGCTGGTGGGGCTGCTGACTGCCAATTCTGGCACAGAAACTTGGGAATCAAG TGCCGTCTGCATGAACTGGCAAACAAAAGGAGAATTTCAGTTACTGGAGCTTCAAAGCTGCTGGCAAACATTTTGTATTCTTATCGCGGAATGGGTTTGTCTGTTGGAACTATGATTGCGGGTTGGGATGAGAAG GGTCCAGGACTATATTATGTGGATAGTGAGGGAGGAAGGCTTAAAGGAACCAGATTTTCTGTTGGATCTGGTTCACCCTATGCTTATGGTGTTTTGGATAATGG GTACCGATATGATTTGTCCGTGAAAGAAGCAGCCGAGTTAGCTAGACGAGCGATTTATCATGCTACGTTCCGTGATGGAGCTAGTGGAGGTGTTGCTAGTG TTTATCATGTCGGACCAAATGGATGGAAGAAGCTATCAGGTGACGATGTTGGAGAACTCCATTACAACTACTATCCCGTTGAAGTAGCAGCAGTGGAACAGGAAATGGCTGAAGTGCCAGTAGCCTGA